The genomic DNA AACTTCTGCAAAAAAGAGACGGGCTGAAGGGAGCGGTAGAGGAAAAACTTGCTTCtgcaaaaaaaggggggggaagtTGAAAAGACTTGCTTCTACAGAGAGGAAGGAATTAAGATAGAAAATTCACATCTGCAACAGAAAAGGGAGGGAGCGTTGGGGTCGACTagggtggaagggagagagagggtcgacTAGGGTGGAGAGAGGTGTCCGActaggtgggagagagagagggggtcgattagggtggagagagaagaagcgATTAGACtcgggtgggagaggagagggggtcgATTagggtgggagagaagagaggggtcgattagggtgggagagagagcgtagactagggtgggagagagagaggggtcgattagggtgggagagagagggggggtagactAGGGTGGGAAAAAGAGAGGGTAGATGAGACTCTCCTCTTCTTTATTCACACTTCCCTGTTTCTTGTTCGTTCAACCAGACGCATGTGATCATTTCCTTCTGTGAGAGGGCTTCGTTAGGCTCTCACACAAGTAACAGACCAGAGACAAAGCCAGAAAACAGACTGGCGACTCAGCGACGTAACAGACCAGGCGACTCAGCAGAGTAAACAGACAGGCGACTCAGCAGCGTAACAGACAGGCGACTCAGCAGATAACAGACAGGCGTCGACAGGCGGCTCAGTAGAGTAACAGACAGGCGACTCAGCAGAGTAACAGACAGGCGACTCAGCAGAAGTAACAGACAGGCGGCCTAGTAGAGTAACAGACAGGCGGAACAGGGCGGCTCAGTagagtaacagacagacagactcagtagagtacagacagacagactcgtAGAGTAACAGACAGACGACGATCCAGTAGAGTAACAGACTCAGTTAGAGTAACAGACTAGTAGAGTAACAGATAGACGACAGtgagtaacagacagacagacttcagTTAagagtaacagacagacagactcagtaGAGTACAGCTCCGTAGATAACAGACTATAGAGTAACAGACGACAGATCAGTAGAGGAACAGACAGAAGACCAGGATagagtaacagacagacagactcagttAAGAGTAGAACAGACTCAGTAGAGTAAGACTAGTAGAGTACAGACAGACGACTCAGtagagtacagacagacagaaactcaGTAGAGTAACAGAAGACAGACTCAGTAGAGTAACAGACTCAGTAGACGTAACGACAGACGACTCAGTagagtaacagacagacagactagcagTAGAgtagacagcacagacagagacTCAGTAGAgtagaagcagacagacagactcagtagagtaacagacagacagactcagatAGAGTAACAGAACAAGACAGCACTGCAGTAGAGTAACAGACTCAGTAGGTAACAGACGACAGACTCCAGTAGAGTAACAGCAGACAGGACTCAGTAggataacagacagacagcctcAGTAGAGTAACAGACGACTCAGTAGAGTAACAGACAGACTCAGTAGAGTAACAGACAGCACTCAGTAAGAGTAACCAGACCAGACTCAGTAGAGTAAGTTAATTCTTTATTTCTTCTGGCAGCTGAATTGAACAGATAGATACATCTCCATCTAATGAATAGGAACCATCCAAAATAGCACCTATGTTCCTTTACAGTAAACTATTCCTGACCAAGGGCCTTTAGAGACACTACAGAGGATAGcgcataggactctggtctaaagtagtgcactatatagggatagtgGTGGTCATGTGGTCGCGTCGCTACACAGCAATCCTTCATGGTAATTAGTGTCGTAGTTCTTCAGAGACAAaacactgttatttatttattataattataaaGTAAAAACTGATGTGGAATGGTACATCACGGGGTCGTCAGTTGACCTATGACCTttagcttatttacataaacaACATCACGGTAATGTAGTCAGctcagagagggtgtgtgtggtgtgtggtgtgtgtgtgtgtgtagtcagtgctTCTTAATCAGATACTTCTTAGGTGGTTCAGACTGTTATGGCCgcttggagggggggggggttgtcatagtaacagggggggggggtttgctgGTCCTCACATGATCTCAGCCCTGATGGACGCCTCCAGACTCTGAAGAGACATAACACCATTGTTATAACAGTCACCAGTCTACTGAGTTGGTCCCAGCTGAGGGCCATGTTGTCCTCTGTTAATAACAGTCACATCTATGAGTCTGGTCTCCGCTAGGGGCCATGTGTCCTCTGTTATAACGTCACCAGTCTAGACTGAGTCTGGTCTCCAGCTGGGGGCCATGTTGTCCTCTGTTTAATAACAGTCCCCACCAGTCTACTGAGTCTGGTCTTCAGCTGGGGGCCATGTTGTCCTCTGTTATAACAGTCACAGTCTACTGAGTCTGGTCTCACAGCTGGGGGCCAATGTTGTCCTCTGTTTAACAGTCACCAGTCTACTGAGTTGGTCTCCAGCTGGGGCCATGTTGTCCTCTGTTATAACAGTCACAGTCTACTGAGTCTGGTCTCCAGCTGGGGCGCCATGTTGTCCTCTGTTAAATAACAGTCACCAGTCTACTGAGGTCCTGGTTCCAGTCTGGGGACCATGTTGTCCTCTGTTAATAACAGTCACAGTCTACTGAGTCTGGTCTCCAGCTGGGGCCATGTTGTCCTCTGTTTAATAAAGTCACAGTCTACTGAGTCTGGTCTCCAGCTGGGGCCATTGTTGTCCTCTGTTATAACAGTCACCAGTCTCTACTGAGTCTGGTCTCCAGCTGGGGCCATGTTGTCCTCTGTTAATAAGTCACCAGTCTACTGAGTCTGGTGTCTCAGCTGGGGGCCATGTTGTCCTCTGTTAATAACAGTCACCAGTCTCAACTGAGTCTGGTCTCCAGCTGGGCGCATGTTGTCCTCTGTTAATAACAGTCAGCCAGTCTACTGAGTCTGGTCTCCAGCTGGGGGCATGTTGTCTCTTGTTAATAAAGTCACCAGTCTACTGAGTCTGGTCTCGCAGCTGGGGGCCATGTTGTCTCTGTTAATACAAGTCACACAGTCTACTGTGAGTCTGGTCTCCAGCTGGGGGCCATGTTTGTCCTCTGTTCAATAACAGTCCAGTCACTGAGTCTGGTCTCCAGCTGGGGGCATGGTTGTCCTCTTGTTATATACAGTCAACAGTCTACTGAGTCTGGTCTCCAGCTGGGGGCCATGTTGTCCTCTGTAATAACGTCACAAGTTACTGAGTCCGGTCTCCAGCTGGGGCGATCGTTGTCCTTGTATTTATAACAGTCACCAGTCTAATGAGTCTGGGTCTCAGCGCTGGGGGCCATGTTGTCTCTGTTTAATAACAGTCCACCAGTCTACTAGAGTCTGGTCTCCAGCTGGGGGCGCATGTTTGTCCTCTGTTATAGTAACAGTCACCAGTCTAACTGAGTTGGTCTCCAGCTGGGGGCCATGTTGCCGTCTGTTAATAACCAAGTCACAGTCTACTGAGTCTGGTCTCCAGTGGGGGCCATGTTGTTCCTCTGTTATAACAGTACCAGTCTACTGAGTCTGGTCTCCAGCTGGGGACATGTTGTCTCTGTTAATATCAGTCACCAGTCTACTTGAAGTCTGGTCTCCAGCTGGGGGCCATGTTGTCCTCTGTTAATAACAGTCACCAGTCTATGAGTCTGGTCTCTGCACTGGGGACCATGTTTGTCTCTGTTCTAATAACAGTCCCAGTCTACTGAGTCTGGTCTCCAGCTGGGGCCATGTTGTCCTCTGTTTATAACAGTCACATCTACTGAGTGTGTCTCCAGCTGGGGGCACATGTTGTCCTTGTTATAACAGTCACAGTCTCTGAGTCTGGTCTCCAGCTGGGGGCCTGTTTTCCTCTTGTTAATAACAGTCACCAGTTCTACTGAGTCTCGGTCTCAGCTGGGGACCATGTTTTCCTCTGTTAATACAGTCCCGTCTACTGAGTCTGGTCTCCAGCTGGGGGCCATTGGTTGTctctgttaaacagtcaccagtCTCTGAGTCTGGTTACCAGCTGGGGCCATGTTGTCTCTGTTAATAAAGTCCCCAGTCTACTGAGTCTGGTCTCAGCTGGGGGGCCATGTTGTCCTCTGTTAATAACAGTCACCAGTTACTGAGTCTGGTCTCCAGCTTGGGGGCCATGTTGTTCCCTCTGTAATAACAGTCACCAGTCTACTGAGTCTGGTCTCCAGCTGGGGGCCATGTTGTCCTCTGTTAATAACAGTCACCAGTCTACTGAGTCTGGTCTCCAGCTGGGGGCCATGTTGTCTCTGTTAATAACAGTCACCAGTCTACTGAGTCTGGTCTCCAGCTGGGGGCCATGTTTGTCCTCTGTTATAACAGTCACCAGTCACTGAGTCTGGTCTCCAGCTGGGGGCCATGTTGTCCTCTGTTAATACAGTCCACCAGTCTACTGAGTCGTTCTCCAGCTGGGGGCCATGTTGTCCTCTGTTAATAACAGTCCCCAGTCTACTGAGTTGGGTCTCCAGCTGGGGGCCATGTTGTCCTCTGTTAATAACAGTCACAGTCTACTGAGTCTGGTCTCCAGCTGGGGGCCTGTTGTCCTCTGTTAATAACAGTCACCAGTCTACTGAGTCTGGTTCTCCAGCTGGGGGCCTTGTTGTCCTCTGTTAATAACAGTCACCAGTCTACTGAGTCTGGTCTCCAGCTGGGGCTTGTTGTCCTCTGTTAATAACAGTCACAGTCTACTGAGTCTGGTCTCCAGCTGGGGCATGTTTGCTCTGTTAATAACAGTCACCAGTCTACTGAGTCTGGTCTCCAGCTGGGGGCCTGTTGTCCTCTGTTAATAACAGTCACCAGTCTATGAGTCTGGCTTCACGGGGGTCCTCTGTTAATAACAGTCCCCAGTCTACTGAGTCTGGTCCCAGCTCTGTTGTCGTCTGTTAATAACAGTCACAGTCTACTGAGTCTGGTCTCCAGCTGGGGGCGCATGTTGTCCCTCCGTCAACGTTCGCAATTTCCAGTGAATATCATTAATTAACATTCTACTTCAAGGTTTGAAAAATCACATGTGATGACAACTAATTAATGAAGCTGGTCaggaatgtgtgttgtgtgtgtgtgtgtgtgtgtgtgtgtgtgtgtgtttaccttgaAGTCCCAGATGGTCATGGCATCGCTGCCGTGGTAACAGAACTTGGACAGTCCCTCTGGTCTCCCTCATAGATAGAGACTTGACTGGAGGAGAGACAATATAACAGGGTCAGACAGTCCCTCTGGTCTCCCTCATAGATAgacactacagtcgtggccaaaagttttgagaatgacacaaatataaattttcccaaagtctgctgcctcagtttgtatgatggcaatttgcatatactccagaatgctatgaagagtgatcagatgaattgcaattaattgccaagtccctctttgccatgcaaatgaactgaatccccaaaaaacatttccacctcatttcagccctgccacaaaaggaccagctgacatgtcagtgattctctcgttaacaaaggtgtgagtgttgacgaggacaaggctggagatcactctgtcatgctgatttagttcgaataacagactggaagcttcaataGGAGGGtgttgcttggaatcattgttcttcctctgtcaaccatggttacttgcaaggaaacacgtgccgtcatcatttctttgcacaaaaagggcttcacaggcaaggatattgctgccagtaagattgcacctaaacaaaccatttatcggatcatcaagaacttcaaggagagcggttcaattgctgaaggcttcagggcgtccaagaaagtccagcaagcgccaggaccgtctcctaaagttgattcagctgcgggatcggggcaccaccagtacagagcttgctcaggaatggcagcaggcaggtgtgagtgcatctgcacgcacagtgaggcgaagacttttggaggatggcctggtgtcaagaagggcagcaaagaagccacttctctccaggaaaaaaaatcagggacagactgatattctgcaaaaggtccAGGGATTGGACGGCTGAGGActgaggtaaagtcattttctctgatgaatcccctttccgattgtttggggtatccggaaaaaagcttgtccggagaagacaaggtgagcgctaccatcagtcctgtgtcatgccaacagaaaagcatcctgagaccattcatgtctggggttgcttctcagccaagggagtgggctcactcacaattctgcctaagaacacagccatgaataaagaatggtaccaacacatcctccgagagcaacttctcccaaccatccaggaacagtttggtgacgaacaatgccttttccagcatgaaggagcaccttgccataaggcaaaagtgataagtggctcggggaacaaaacatcaatattttgggtccatggccatgaaactccccagaccttaatcccattgagaacttgtggtcaatcctcaagaggcaggcgtgacaaacaaaaaaccacaaccattctgacaaactccaagcattgattatgcagaaatgggctgccatcagtcagatgtggcccagaagttaattgacagcatgccagagcagattgcagaggtcttgaaaaagaaggtcaacactgcaaatattgactctttgcatcaacttcatgtaattgtcaataaaagcctttgacacttatgaagcttgtaattatacttcagtattccatagtaatatctggcaaaaatatctaaagacactgaagcagcaaaccttGTGGAAATTTATTTGTTTCATTCTCACAACTTTTGGACACAACTGTAGATTAGAGACAATATaacagagagcagtgtgtgtcagtgtcctAAGTGATGAGTtctggtgcagtgtgtgtgtgtgtgtgtgtgtgtgtgtgtgtgtggtgtgtctctacGTTGATAGAGTTCTGGTGTAGTGTCTCAGGCTGTGTTGTGGTCCTCGTGTGGTAGCtctctatagtgtgtgtgtgtgtgtgtgtgtgtgtctcctacgTGATAGAGTTCTGGTGCAGTGTGTCCAGGGCTGTGTTGCGGTCCTCTGTGGTAGCtctctatagtgtgtgtgtgtgctcctacgTGATAGATTCTGGTGCGTGTGTCCAGGGCTGTGTTGGGTCCTCTGTGGTAGCTCTctatagtgttgtgtgtgtgtgtgtgtgtgtgtgtgtgtgtgtgtgtgtgtgtgtgtgtgtggtgtgtgtgtctcctacGTGATAGAGTTCTGGTGCAGGGTCTCCAGGGCTGTGTTGCGTCCTCTGTAGTTGCTCTCTTGTCCATGTTTCTGAAACGTTCCATAGCCGAGATGTTTCTAGTGATGGAAGCTTGAAGGTCCAGCTTGGAGACAAACGTTAGGGACCTCCCGTCATCACAACGGAACAGCATGGCAAGGCACAGTCATGACCccgaggagagacagacagtcaagataaaacacagctacacacactcaTAAAGGTTTCCTTTCTGATTtatgagagaggacagacagagagagacagagaggaccagacggagagacagagagacagacagacttaccGCCAGCCACCCACGCTGTTCTCAGAGATGAAGAGAACACTGAGCAGAGGGAGGAACTCAGTCTTCAACTGAGACGGactgaaacacacaaacagagcgACCgtgttacaccacacacacagttagaaaACACAGCGTTCGATAAAACACactacccccccccacccccacccagagAAACTTACGTGGATCCCTTGGTGCCGTCCACCACAGTAACAGTGGAGTCGTGTGAGACCCAGGCCAGTCTGTTACCAGACGAGGAGAAGGATACAGAGTGGACCCATCCTCCTCCCCCGGCACCCCCAAACTCAGCCAGCACCGCCCCAAACGGCATCTTGGACCCCCAGGGGGTGGGGCCCGGCTTCTCCTCTACTTCCTTGATGTAGGCCGAGAACACCCTGGGAGAGGGGGGGATAATATAGTTAAATAACTATTGATCAGGGGCTGTATGTATCAATAACTATTAATCAGGGGCTGTACGTATCAATAACTATTGATCAGGGGCTGTACGTATCAATAACTATTAATCAGGGGCTGTACGTATCAATAACTATTGATCAGGGGCTGTACGTATCAATACCTACTTGATCAGGGGCTGTATGTATCAATACCTATTGATCAGGGGCTGTATGTATCAATACCTATTGATCAGGGGGCTGTATGTATCAATACCTATTGATCAGGGGCTGTACGTATCAATAACTATTGATCAGGGGCTGTACGTATCATCATATTAATCAGGGGGCTGTACGTATCAATAACTATTAATCAGGGTGCTGTATGTATCAATAACTTTAA from Salvelinus sp. IW2-2015 unplaced genomic scaffold, ASM291031v2 Un_scaffold6998, whole genome shotgun sequence includes the following:
- the LOC112079137 gene encoding LOW QUALITY PROTEIN: actin-related protein 2/3 complex subunit 1A-like (The sequence of the model RefSeq protein was modified relative to this genomic sequence to represent the inferred CDS: inserted 1 base in 1 codon; deleted 1 base in 1 codon; substituted 1 base at 1 genomic stop codon); translation: MSLHQFLLEPITCHAWNRDRTQIAISPNNHEVHIYQKSGNQWVKSHELKEHNGHITGIDWAPKSDRIVTCGADRNAYVWSLKDGVWKPTLVILRINRAATFVKWSPLENKFAVGSGARLISVCYFESDNDWWVSKHIKKPIRSTVLSLDWHPNNVLLAAGSCDFKCRVFSAYIKEVEEKPGPTPWGSKMPFGAVLAEFGGAGGGGWVHSVSFSSSGNRLAWVSHDSTVTVVDGTKGSTPSQLKTEFLPLLSVLFISENSLCFILTVCLSSGSXLCLAMLFRCDDGRSLTFVSKLDLQASITRNISAMERFRNMDKRATTEDRNTALDTLHQNSITQVSIYEGDQRDCXKFCYHGSDAMTIWDFKSLEASIRAEIM